The stretch of DNA AGCTAAACCTTTAAGTGTCTTTGGAAAACCTATATAAGGCATGATAACTGTTATTGCAGAGACTAATTTTTCTTTGTCATTGCCAACATTTAAATTAGCTTGTGTGTGAGCTCTGAGCTGATTTTCACAGCTTCCAAGAGATACAATCAATACAAAAGTGATGAATTCCCTTAACTGATCATCCAAACCATCTCTTGTGTAGAAATCACCGAAACAGAATCCCTCCAAGAACCTATTGAAATGTTCTTGACCATCAGGTGCATTATCATTCATATTCTGAATATATTCAGCACCGAAGAATTTTTCTTGAAGTTCACGACCTTTCTGATGTCTGTTTTCAGGAGTAGTATTTGATCTTTCAGGAAGCAATGGCAAGTCAATACCTTTTGCTTCAAATACTTTAATAATAATTCCAAAGAAGTTGTGTGCACGTCCAAATCCAACATATGGTACTGACTGATATAATAATTCTTTAGCTTCCTCAGGAGCCAAATCCATATCAAGAGCTGCAGATAAAATCTTTTTAAAAGCCTTAGGTGACTGACATGCAATGAGTGATGCCAAAGTTGCTAAAATTGATTCCTTTTCAGTTAATGTAGAATAATCATATACTTC from Methanobrevibacter sp. encodes:
- a CDS encoding carboxymuconolactone decarboxylase family protein, whose translation is MKELFSKFGRIQKNDLEFHEIFENFAFGEVYDYSTLTEKESILATLASLIACQSPKAFKKILSAALDMDLAPEEAKELLYQSVPYVGFGRAHNFFGIIIKVFEAKGIDLPLLPERSNTTPENRHQKGRELQEKFFGAEYIQNMNDNAPDGQEHFNRFLEGFCFGDFYTRDGLDDQLREFITFVLIVSLGSCENQLRAHTQANLNVGNDKEKLVSAITVIMPYIGFPKTLKGLAIVNDVCG